In the Sulfitobacter pacificus genome, one interval contains:
- a CDS encoding head-tail connector protein, producing MMLIEETPIPDADLPVEAFKAHLRLGSGFAPGDVQDVVLLSFLRAAIAAVEGRTGKVLLKHGFSTSVARWRNCRAHGLPVAPVDAVTAVEQVDASGTRVAVPAENWWLERDTHAPKLRATGASLPEVPSEGSVVISFVAGFAADWGGVPSDLRQAVLMLAAHYYEYRHDTGLNDGCMPFGVSSLIERHKHIRMGAGAGR from the coding sequence ATGATGTTGATCGAAGAAACACCCATTCCCGACGCGGATTTGCCGGTGGAGGCGTTTAAGGCACATCTGCGATTGGGCAGTGGTTTTGCTCCGGGGGATGTGCAGGACGTGGTTTTGCTGTCTTTCCTTCGGGCTGCGATTGCTGCCGTTGAGGGGCGCACGGGGAAGGTGTTGTTAAAACACGGGTTTTCGACCTCGGTTGCCAGGTGGCGCAATTGCCGGGCGCATGGACTGCCGGTCGCACCTGTTGATGCGGTGACTGCGGTGGAGCAGGTCGATGCCAGTGGCACCCGCGTCGCAGTGCCCGCCGAAAATTGGTGGCTGGAGCGGGACACCCATGCACCAAAGCTGCGGGCCACGGGGGCCAGTCTGCCCGAGGTGCCATCCGAAGGATCGGTGGTGATTTCCTTTGTTGCGGGTTTTGCTGCGGATTGGGGTGGGGTGCCAAGTGATCTGCGTCAGGCGGTTTTGATGCTGGCGGCGCATTATTACGAATACCGGCATGATACCGGGTTGAATGATGGCTGTATGCCATTTGGCGTATCGAGCTTGATCGAGCGGCATAAACACATCCGCATGGGCGCGGGAGCAGGCAGATGA
- a CDS encoding head-tail adaptor protein: protein MNVPRLNQALVLEAPERVGDGAGGFVEGWIALGTLWAEITARGGREATQIGTAVSRTGFKIVVRGAPFGTPERPKPQQRFRHGDRVFAIEAVAERDPEGRYLTCFAEEEVVV from the coding sequence ATGAATGTGCCGCGCTTGAATCAGGCGCTGGTGCTGGAAGCGCCCGAGCGGGTCGGTGACGGGGCTGGTGGTTTTGTCGAGGGGTGGATTGCGCTAGGAACCTTATGGGCCGAGATCACGGCACGTGGCGGGCGCGAGGCCACGCAGATCGGCACAGCGGTCAGCCGCACAGGGTTCAAGATCGTGGTGCGTGGCGCGCCATTTGGCACACCGGAACGCCCCAAACCGCAGCAGCGTTTCCGCCATGGCGACCGGGTTTTTGCAATTGAGGCAGTGGCGGAACGGGATCCCGAGGGGCGTTATCTGACCTGCTTTGCCGAAGAGGAGGTCGTTGTATGA
- a CDS encoding DUF3168 domain-containing protein, with product MSFAMSGPLQRAVYDALSADSALSGVVGSAIYDAVPTGTLPLIYVRLGSEEARDASDCSGAGAVHRFTVSVITSGPGFAQAKEAAAAISDVLHNGDLTLSRGRLVSLRFERARARRVEAAATRQIDLRFAARVQDD from the coding sequence ATGAGTTTTGCCATGTCAGGGCCGCTGCAACGGGCCGTTTACGATGCCCTGAGCGCGGATAGCGCCTTGAGCGGGGTTGTTGGCAGCGCGATTTATGATGCGGTGCCGACCGGGACCTTGCCGCTGATCTATGTACGTCTGGGCAGTGAAGAGGCGCGGGATGCGTCTGATTGCAGCGGTGCGGGCGCGGTGCACCGGTTCACGGTGTCGGTGATCACATCAGGCCCCGGATTCGCGCAGGCCAAGGAGGCCGCCGCTGCGATCAGCGATGTGTTGCACAATGGTGATTTGACCCTGAGCCGTGGGCGGCTGGTAAGCCTGCGCTTCGAGCGGGCGCGGGCGAGACGGGTTGAAGCGGCTGCGACGCGTCAGATTGATCTGCGCTTTGCGGCACGTGTGCAGGACGACTGA
- a CDS encoding phage major tail protein, TP901-1 family, which yields MAVQAGKDLLVKVDMTSDGQFETIAGLRATRVSFNAEAVDVTTLDSEGGWRELLAGAGVRSAAISGSGVFRDAGTDERARQLFFDGLTPDFQIVIPAFGVVEGPFQVTSLEYAGQLNGEATYELSLQSAGVLIFTPDLAP from the coding sequence ATGGCTGTTCAGGCAGGTAAGGACCTTTTGGTCAAAGTGGATATGACGAGTGATGGTCAGTTTGAAACCATCGCAGGGCTGCGGGCCACAAGGGTGAGTTTCAACGCCGAGGCGGTGGATGTGACAACGCTGGACAGCGAGGGGGGCTGGCGCGAATTGCTGGCGGGGGCCGGTGTGCGATCAGCGGCCATCAGCGGATCGGGTGTGTTTCGTGACGCGGGGACGGATGAACGGGCGCGTCAGCTGTTCTTTGACGGGCTGACGCCGGATTTCCAGATTGTGATCCCCGCTTTTGGTGTGGTCGAGGGGCCGTTTCAGGTGACGTCGCTGGAATATGCAGGGCAGCTGAATGGTGAAGCGACCTATGAGCTGAGCCTGCAATCTGCGGGCGTTTTGATCTTTACCCCTGATTTGGCCCCGTGA
- a CDS encoding gene transfer agent family protein yields the protein MVNRWRGDVALVIDGKRCTARLSLGALAELEEGLGEASLVGLVERFEASRFASRDVIALLGAGLRGGGAEITDADLAQAKIEGGPMAAAKAAAELLARAFVVPQ from the coding sequence ATGGTCAACCGGTGGAGAGGGGATGTGGCCCTTGTGATCGATGGGAAACGGTGCACCGCCCGATTGAGCCTTGGGGCGCTGGCTGAGCTTGAGGAGGGGTTGGGTGAGGCCTCGCTCGTGGGGCTGGTCGAACGGTTTGAGGCAAGCCGGTTCGCCAGCCGTGATGTGATTGCCTTGCTGGGTGCGGGGCTGCGCGGTGGCGGGGCAGAGATCACGGATGCTGACCTGGCGCAGGCCAAGATCGAGGGTGGACCAATGGCGGCGGCCAAGGCGGCAGCGGAGTTGCTGGCACGGGCGTTTGTGGTGCCGCAGTGA
- a CDS encoding rcc01693 family protein: MDWPALMQVGLHGLGLAPDIFWALTPVELQVMLGNSAQQKPMLSNGLAALMAAYPDKDKGPNNG; this comes from the coding sequence TTGGACTGGCCGGCACTGATGCAGGTGGGGCTGCATGGATTGGGGTTGGCACCGGATATCTTCTGGGCGCTGACGCCGGTTGAGTTGCAGGTGATGCTGGGCAATTCGGCACAGCAAAAGCCGATGTTAAGCAACGGGTTGGCGGCGCTAATGGCTGCCTATCCTGACAAGGATAAGGGGCCGAATAATGGGTGA
- a CDS encoding phage tail tape measure protein — translation MGDFDDHGGLEGHAEDLNATLATTGALVSGFDSELRRMSGSLAATGKDIQTLEKGLSRGLRRAFDGVVFDGMKMSDALKTVAQSLANTTYNAAMKPVTDHFGGLISQGVGALVQGILPFADGAAFSQGKVMPFAQGGVVSGATTFPMRGGTGVMGEAGPEAIMPLARGPDGKLGVRSGGSKAPQVVMYITTPDVAGFQRSQSQIAAQMSRALSAGNRNR, via the coding sequence ATGGGTGATTTCGACGATCATGGCGGGCTTGAGGGTCATGCCGAGGATCTCAATGCGACATTGGCAACCACAGGTGCACTGGTGTCGGGTTTTGACAGCGAGCTGCGCCGGATGAGCGGATCGCTTGCGGCGACTGGCAAGGACATTCAGACGCTTGAGAAGGGGTTGAGCAGGGGGTTGCGGCGCGCGTTTGACGGGGTGGTTTTCGACGGCATGAAGATGTCGGATGCGTTGAAGACGGTAGCGCAGTCCTTGGCAAACACGACGTATAACGCGGCGATGAAGCCGGTGACGGATCATTTCGGCGGGCTGATCTCTCAAGGGGTTGGGGCGTTGGTGCAAGGCATTTTGCCCTTTGCCGATGGGGCGGCGTTTTCGCAGGGCAAGGTGATGCCTTTTGCGCAGGGTGGCGTGGTCAGTGGGGCCACGACATTTCCGATGCGCGGTGGCACCGGGGTGATGGGTGAGGCCGGGCCCGAGGCGATCATGCCGTTGGCCCGCGGCCCGGATGGCAAGCTGGGGGTGCGCAGTGGGGGCAGCAAGGCACCGCAGGTGGTGATGTATATCACGACGCCGGATGTGGCGGGGTTTCAACGTTCTCAAAGCCAGATCGCAGCACAGATGAGCCGGGCGTTGAGCGCAGGCAATCGGAACCGGTGA
- a CDS encoding DUF2460 domain-containing protein, with the protein MAFHEVQFPPTLSFGSLGGPQRRTDVVTLANGFEERNTPWAHSRRSYDAGLGMRSIDDLQVLIGFFEARMGQMHAFRWKDWADYKSGRATLDPVFDDQSIGYGDGETSAFQIMKTYRSGEHLYRRPIKKPVAGSVKVGVEQDELQEGLDYEVDANTGIITFAHPPDPHMEIYAGYEFDVPVRFDTDRILTSVESFQAGQVPSVPVIEVRI; encoded by the coding sequence ATGGCTTTTCATGAGGTACAATTTCCGCCCACCTTGAGTTTCGGGTCGCTGGGTGGTCCACAGCGGCGCACGGATGTGGTGACGCTGGCCAACGGTTTTGAAGAGCGCAACACACCTTGGGCGCACTCAAGACGCAGTTATGATGCCGGGCTTGGCATGCGGTCGATTGATGATTTGCAGGTGCTGATCGGGTTTTTTGAGGCGCGCATGGGGCAGATGCATGCGTTTCGCTGGAAAGACTGGGCAGATTACAAATCGGGGCGTGCCACGCTGGACCCGGTCTTTGATGATCAGAGCATCGGTTACGGGGATGGTGAGACAAGCGCGTTCCAGATCATGAAAACCTATCGGTCGGGAGAGCATCTCTATCGGCGTCCCATCAAGAAACCTGTTGCGGGATCGGTAAAGGTCGGGGTGGAACAGGACGAGTTGCAAGAGGGTTTGGACTATGAGGTGGATGCCAATACTGGCATCATTACCTTTGCGCATCCACCTGACCCCCACATGGAAATCTATGCGGGATATGAATTTGATGTGCCCGTACGGTTTGATACGGATCGTATTCTGACCAGTGTCGAGAGCTTTCAGGCAGGACAGGTGCCGTCGGTGCCGGTGATCGAGGTGCGGATCTGA
- a CDS encoding DUF2163 domain-containing protein yields the protein MGGLDPALEAHLAGGLTTVCHAWKISRKDGKVFAFTDHDLPLSFDGCTFRADAGLSAKAIAQTTGLSVDNTEAIGALSDASIREDEIEQGRFDSAEVVAWLVNWGDVDQRWLQFRGTIGEMRRVDGAFRAELRGLTEALNRTLGRVYQKPCTAVLGDKQCRFDLGLPGYTLTIAVDVEEGGRRFIWDGLPGFDEQFFIRGRLDVVDGPAQGLFGLIKHDRVKGKKRIIDLWEPIKGDVSRGTQVKLIAGCNKQFETCRLKFNNVLNFQGFPDLPGEDWVIAVPKSSGTNTGGSLR from the coding sequence ATGGGCGGGCTGGATCCTGCGCTGGAGGCGCATCTTGCAGGTGGGCTGACCACGGTCTGCCATGCATGGAAAATCTCCCGCAAGGACGGGAAGGTTTTTGCCTTTACCGATCATGATTTGCCGCTGAGTTTTGATGGCTGCACATTTCGCGCGGATGCAGGGCTGTCGGCCAAGGCGATTGCCCAGACCACAGGGCTGTCGGTGGACAACACCGAAGCGATTGGGGCGTTGAGCGATGCGTCGATCCGTGAGGACGAGATTGAACAGGGTCGCTTTGACAGTGCCGAGGTGGTGGCATGGTTGGTGAACTGGGGCGACGTGGATCAACGCTGGTTGCAGTTTCGCGGTACGATTGGCGAGATGCGGCGCGTCGACGGTGCGTTTCGTGCAGAACTGCGCGGGTTGACTGAGGCGTTGAACCGGACGTTGGGTCGAGTCTATCAAAAACCTTGTACAGCCGTGTTGGGGGACAAACAGTGCCGTTTTGATCTTGGTTTACCGGGTTACACCTTGACCATAGCGGTAGATGTTGAGGAAGGCGGGCGGCGGTTCATCTGGGACGGCCTGCCGGGGTTTGACGAGCAGTTTTTCATTCGCGGGCGACTGGATGTGGTGGACGGGCCGGCACAGGGGCTGTTCGGGCTGATCAAACATGACCGGGTTAAGGGTAAGAAGCGGATCATTGATCTGTGGGAGCCGATCAAGGGGGATGTCAGCCGCGGCACACAGGTCAAGCTGATTGCCGGGTGTAACAAGCAATTCGAGACCTGTCGGTTAAAATTCAATAATGTGCTGAACTTTCAGGGCTTTCCTGATCTTCCGGGAGAGGATTGGGTGATTGCGGTGCCCAAATCCAGTGGTACCAACACAGGTGGATCCTTGCGATGA
- a CDS encoding NlpC/P60 family protein, whose translation MSGVQIVAAARGWIGTPYVHQSATRGAGCDCLGLLRGIWRELRGEEPEVIPAYSMDWSEPQGEERLWAAASRYLVAKDRKEAAAGDVLLFRMRDQGVAKHLGVQGRIGEQASFIHAYTGHGVVESPLSAPWRRRIVARFEFPKEGS comes from the coding sequence ATGAGCGGCGTGCAGATTGTCGCGGCGGCGCGTGGCTGGATCGGCACACCCTATGTGCATCAAAGCGCGACGCGGGGCGCGGGGTGCGATTGTCTGGGCTTGTTACGCGGTATCTGGCGAGAGCTGCGCGGGGAGGAGCCGGAGGTGATCCCGGCCTATTCGATGGATTGGTCCGAACCGCAAGGTGAAGAGCGCCTGTGGGCGGCGGCATCCCGGTATCTGGTGGCAAAGGATCGTAAAGAAGCGGCAGCCGGTGATGTCCTCCTGTTTCGCATGCGCGATCAGGGGGTGGCCAAACATCTGGGTGTGCAGGGACGCATTGGTGAGCAGGCGAGCTTTATCCACGCCTATACCGGACATGGTGTGGTCGAGAGCCCGCTGAGTGCACCCTGGCGGCGGCGCATTGTGGCAAGATTTGAATTTCCCAAGGAGGGCAGCTGA
- a CDS encoding baseplate multidomain protein megatron → MATVLFSVAGAAIGGSVGGTLAGLSSVAIGRAVGATLGRVIDQRLLGQGGQAIETGKVDRFRITSAGEGDPIAQVYGRMRLGGHVIWASDFLETTQTTGGGKGSRSRPTTTEYSYTVSVAIALCEGEVTRVGRVWADGEEVARDDLNMRVYSGSQDQLPDPVIEAIEGAGKVPAYRGTAYVVLENLGLAPFGNRIPQFSFEVLRPEQSYAPGWEYTPAFGIEGAALIPGTGEYALATTAVNIAAETGVFRSANVSTPAGKPDFSVAREAMNEELPNLKAVSLVVSWFGDDLRCGSCTIRPKVENTYQEADNMPWVSSGLERENAQVIVQDDAERPIYGGTPTDASVIEAIQSLKAAGNEVMFYPFILMDQYVDNGLPDPYSDAENQPNLPWRGRITLSKAPGQPGSPDGTALANEQVAAFFGTSTAASFDVVEGQVVYLDTEGSEEGEEGEGEGEADQDNPADWSFSRFILHNAMLCSLAGGVEAFCIGSEMRGLTQIRGTGGAFVAVQHLIALAAEVRSILGPETKLSYAADWSEYFGYQPQDGSGDRYFHLDPLWADPNIDFIGIDNYMPLADWRDTPGHLDGQKWDAIYNLDYLKSNIEGGEGYDWYYHSVEAREAQIRTEITDGAHLEPWVYRYKDIRGWWENFHHERINGVRQAAPTAWEPMSKPIWFTEYGCAAINKGANQPNKFLDRKSSESKLPYYSTGARDELMQMQYLRAMVSYWDDPAHNPMSTEYEGRMLDMRRAYVWAFDTRPYPFFPNNVEKWSDGENYTRGHWINGRTAGRSLASVVHEICRRAGLEAFSTEGLYGYVRGYAVEQVTDARSALQPLMIRYGFDAIERHGILQFRMRDGLEPVKLDPERLAMSDELDGTAEQVREAEAEVSGRMRVRFVQADADFEVNAEEAVLADEATHAVAGSEVNMALTRGEGRQIAERWLTEARVSRDRLRLALPPSQLALGAGDVVELPGDKEERPALYRIDRVEQSDVHLIEGVRIEPQVYDVADIFDNVVKARQFVAPTPVVSHFLDIPLLRGDEVPHAPHIAATAQPWPGPVALYQSSTDANYQINKIIGARSTIGVTRTVMQYSSPGVIDRGEVLEVELISGELSSVDEDALLAGANMAAIGDGSSDQWEIFQFAQAELVGPRTYWLKTRLRGQAGSDGLMPGNWPVGSRFVLLNGIPDQIELSPNLRRVAQNFRIGPAKRSIDDPAYGHLVQAFDGNGMRPYSPCHLRGVRQPGGDYVLSWIRRTRINGDGWEVPEVPLGEESESYLVRIGQGSSVLRETQVGVAQWDYTAAMRAADGVVGPFDFAVAQVSAGYGTGLFAQVQLG, encoded by the coding sequence ATGGCTACGGTCCTATTTTCGGTCGCGGGTGCGGCCATTGGCGGCTCTGTCGGGGGAACCCTTGCGGGGTTGTCGTCGGTTGCGATTGGGCGCGCGGTTGGTGCAACACTGGGGCGGGTTATCGATCAGCGTCTGTTGGGGCAGGGCGGTCAGGCGATCGAGACCGGCAAGGTGGATCGCTTCAGGATCACCAGTGCGGGTGAGGGTGATCCGATTGCGCAGGTTTACGGGCGGATGCGGTTGGGGGGACATGTGATCTGGGCCTCCGACTTTCTAGAGACTACCCAGACCACAGGCGGCGGTAAGGGGAGTCGTTCGCGGCCGACCACGACCGAATACAGTTATACCGTCAGCGTCGCGATTGCGCTGTGTGAGGGGGAAGTAACGCGGGTCGGGCGGGTCTGGGCGGACGGCGAAGAGGTTGCGCGTGATGATCTGAACATGCGGGTTTACAGCGGGTCGCAGGATCAATTGCCTGATCCGGTGATCGAGGCGATAGAGGGCGCAGGCAAGGTGCCAGCCTATCGCGGCACAGCCTATGTTGTTCTGGAGAACCTTGGCCTGGCTCCCTTTGGCAACCGGATCCCGCAGTTTTCATTCGAGGTGCTACGCCCTGAGCAATCATATGCGCCGGGATGGGAATATACGCCAGCGTTTGGGATAGAAGGGGCCGCTCTGATCCCCGGAACGGGAGAATATGCGCTCGCGACCACAGCGGTTAACATTGCGGCCGAGACTGGGGTGTTCAGAAGCGCAAATGTATCCACCCCCGCTGGAAAACCGGATTTCTCGGTTGCGAGAGAAGCGATGAACGAGGAATTGCCCAACCTCAAGGCAGTTTCTTTGGTTGTGTCCTGGTTCGGCGATGACCTGCGCTGCGGTAGTTGTACCATCCGCCCTAAGGTCGAAAACACCTATCAGGAGGCAGATAACATGCCTTGGGTGTCTTCGGGTCTTGAACGCGAGAATGCGCAGGTGATTGTGCAGGATGACGCCGAACGACCGATCTATGGCGGCACCCCGACGGATGCCTCTGTGATTGAAGCGATCCAGTCTTTGAAAGCGGCGGGCAACGAGGTGATGTTTTACCCGTTTATCCTGATGGATCAATATGTCGATAACGGCCTGCCGGACCCCTATAGCGATGCGGAAAATCAACCCAACCTGCCATGGCGCGGCAGGATCACCCTGTCGAAAGCGCCGGGTCAGCCGGGCAGCCCGGATGGAACAGCCTTGGCAAATGAACAGGTCGCGGCGTTTTTTGGCACGTCGACTGCGGCCAGTTTTGATGTGGTGGAGGGGCAGGTTGTCTATCTCGACACGGAGGGATCGGAAGAAGGAGAAGAAGGGGAAGGTGAGGGCGAAGCCGATCAGGATAATCCGGCGGATTGGTCTTTTTCCCGTTTCATCCTGCATAATGCAATGTTGTGTTCCCTTGCCGGTGGGGTTGAGGCGTTTTGTATCGGATCGGAGATGCGGGGGCTGACCCAGATCCGCGGAACGGGAGGCGCATTTGTTGCGGTACAGCACCTTATAGCGCTGGCCGCTGAAGTGCGCAGTATTCTGGGACCGGAAACCAAGCTCAGCTATGCGGCTGATTGGTCAGAGTATTTCGGATATCAGCCACAGGATGGCAGCGGGGATCGGTATTTTCACCTTGATCCGCTGTGGGCTGATCCGAATATCGATTTTATTGGTATCGACAATTACATGCCACTGGCCGATTGGCGCGATACGCCCGGACATTTGGACGGGCAAAAATGGGATGCGATCTATAACCTCGACTACCTCAAGAGCAATATTGAGGGGGGAGAGGGATATGATTGGTATTACCATTCTGTCGAGGCACGGGAGGCGCAAATCCGCACAGAGATTACAGACGGGGCGCATCTGGAACCTTGGGTGTATCGCTACAAGGACATTCGGGGGTGGTGGGAAAATTTTCATCACGAGCGGATCAACGGCGTGCGTCAAGCAGCCCCGACTGCATGGGAACCCATGTCCAAGCCGATCTGGTTTACCGAATATGGTTGCGCGGCCATAAACAAAGGGGCCAATCAACCGAACAAGTTTCTGGATCGTAAAAGCTCGGAAAGCAAACTGCCCTATTATTCAACCGGTGCGCGGGACGAGTTGATGCAGATGCAATATTTGCGGGCCATGGTTTCTTATTGGGATGACCCCGCACATAATCCGATGTCCACCGAATATGAGGGCCGGATGCTGGACATGAGGCGCGCCTATGTCTGGGCCTTTGACACACGACCCTATCCGTTTTTCCCCAACAACGTTGAGAAATGGAGCGACGGAGAGAATTACACCCGCGGTCATTGGATCAACGGGCGCACGGCGGGGCGGTCGCTGGCATCGGTTGTTCACGAGATTTGCCGGCGCGCTGGGCTGGAGGCATTCAGTACCGAAGGGCTCTATGGCTATGTGCGGGGCTATGCTGTTGAACAGGTGACAGATGCGCGGTCGGCGCTGCAGCCTTTGATGATCCGCTACGGGTTTGATGCGATTGAACGCCACGGGATTCTGCAGTTTCGGATGCGGGACGGGTTGGAGCCGGTAAAGCTAGACCCTGAGCGGTTGGCGATGAGTGATGAGCTGGATGGCACAGCAGAGCAGGTGCGTGAAGCAGAGGCCGAGGTTTCCGGCCGGATGCGGGTGCGGTTTGTGCAGGCGGACGCGGATTTCGAAGTGAACGCCGAAGAGGCGGTGCTGGCGGATGAAGCGACCCATGCGGTTGCGGGGTCCGAGGTTAACATGGCACTCACACGTGGTGAGGGCCGACAAATTGCGGAGCGCTGGCTGACCGAGGCGCGGGTTTCGCGAGATCGTCTGCGTCTTGCCTTGCCGCCTTCGCAACTGGCGCTTGGTGCCGGGGATGTGGTGGAGCTACCGGGGGATAAGGAGGAGCGTCCCGCCCTCTACCGCATTGACCGGGTTGAACAATCTGATGTTCACCTGATCGAGGGGGTGCGTATTGAACCGCAGGTCTATGATGTCGCTGACATTTTTGACAACGTGGTCAAGGCCCGCCAGTTTGTGGCTCCGACGCCTGTGGTTTCGCATTTTCTGGACATCCCGCTGCTGCGCGGGGATGAGGTGCCGCATGCTCCGCATATTGCCGCAACCGCACAGCCCTGGCCGGGGCCGGTTGCATTGTATCAATCCAGCACCGACGCAAACTACCAGATCAACAAGATCATCGGCGCGCGTTCGACCATCGGGGTGACCCGGACGGTGATGCAATACTCCAGCCCGGGCGTAATTGACCGCGGAGAGGTGCTGGAGGTTGAATTGATCAGCGGGGAATTGTCATCCGTTGATGAGGATGCGCTGTTGGCGGGTGCGAATATGGCCGCGATTGGTGATGGCAGCTCCGATCAATGGGAGATTTTCCAGTTTGCACAGGCAGAGCTGGTTGGTCCACGCACCTATTGGCTGAAGACGCGGTTGCGGGGACAGGCGGGATCGGATGGGTTGATGCCGGGGAATTGGCCGGTGGGATCGAGATTTGTCCTATTGAACGGTATTCCGGATCAGATCGAGCTAAGCCCGAACCTGCGCCGGGTGGCCCAGAATTTCCGGATCGGGCCCGCCAAGCGCAGCATCGACGACCCCGCTTATGGTCATCTGGTGCAGGCATTTGACGGCAATGGAATGCGTCCCTACAGCCCGTGCCATCTGCGCGGTGTGAGACAGCCGGGCGGGGATTACGTGTTGAGTTGGATCCGTCGGACACGGATCAACGGGGACGGCTGGGAAGTCCCGGAAGTGCCGCTGGGTGAGGAAAGCGAAAGCTATCTCGTGCGGATCGGACAGGGATCATCGGTGCTGCGCGAAACGCAGGTTGGGGTGGCGCAATGGGATTATACCGCAGCCATGCGGGCGGCTGATGGGGTGGTTGGACCGTTTGATTTTGCCGTGGCGCAGGTATCTGCGGGCTATGGCACCGGGTTATTCGCTCAGGTGCAGCTGGGCTGA
- the cysE gene encoding serine O-acetyltransferase, with protein sequence MPEPERNVTALDPVWDQITREAQQAVHDEPLIGGFVHACILHHKSIEKALSYRIAAKLASNEMSMVVVREMVEEAFAEDPELVESARADLMAIYERDPACHRLVQPILYFKGYQAVQAYRVGHHLWAKGREDLAYFVQMRVSEIFGVDIHPGARIGKGIMIDHAHSVVIGETAVVGDNVSMLHSVTLGGTGKEEEDRHPKIGDGVLIGAGAKVLGNIKVGHCSRIAAGSVVLEEVPPCKTVAGIPARIVGEAGCDQPSISMNHMFGPKEK encoded by the coding sequence ATGCCAGAACCAGAAAGAAATGTCACCGCGCTGGATCCGGTTTGGGACCAGATCACCCGCGAGGCCCAGCAGGCGGTTCATGACGAGCCGCTGATCGGCGGGTTTGTTCACGCCTGTATCCTGCATCACAAATCCATCGAAAAAGCCCTGTCTTATCGTATCGCGGCAAAACTGGCATCAAACGAGATGTCGATGGTGGTTGTGCGCGAGATGGTGGAAGAGGCATTTGCCGAAGATCCTGAATTGGTCGAATCCGCCCGCGCGGATCTGATGGCGATTTACGAACGTGACCCGGCCTGCCACCGTCTGGTTCAGCCGATCCTTTACTTCAAAGGATATCAAGCGGTTCAGGCCTATCGCGTGGGTCATCACCTTTGGGCCAAGGGGCGCGAAGATCTGGCCTATTTTGTGCAGATGCGGGTCAGCGAGATTTTTGGCGTGGACATCCACCCGGGCGCGCGGATCGGCAAAGGCATCATGATTGATCACGCGCATTCGGTGGTAATCGGTGAGACCGCAGTGGTCGGTGACAATGTATCGATGCTGCATTCCGTAACCCTTGGTGGTACCGGCAAGGAAGAGGAAGACCGCCATCCCAAGATTGGTGATGGGGTGTTGATCGGGGCGGGTGCCAAGGTCCTTGGCAACATCAAGGTTGGCCATTGCAGCCGCATCGCCGCTGGTTCGGTTGTTTTGGAAGAGGTGCCGCCGTGCAAGACCGTGGCCGGGATACCGGCGCGGATCGTGGGTGAAGCGGGCTGCGACCAGCCGTCGATTTCGATGAACCATATGTTTGGTCCTAAAGAAAAGTAA